The Sphingopyxis fribergensis genome contains a region encoding:
- a CDS encoding extensin-like domain-containing protein gives MKTLRPYLIWFAVAVLLTLGAILGMQWVRDHPEHIPGARFEIAHPWGWATNRKLAALTSDDSACFAAFDRAEAGYLRRPAIGTGACRASQRMILTGDHLVPTMRPAGAAPSCAVTAAMALWTRDVVQPLAQKYFGQRVVELENLGSYNCRKIAGEQAQSQHSTANAIDISAFALADGTRISLINDWAPGDKRSEFLHEVRDESCGLFSTLLSPDYNRAHADHFHLDMAARTAGWTVCR, from the coding sequence GTGAAGACTCTCCGCCCCTATCTGATCTGGTTCGCCGTCGCTGTGTTGCTGACCCTCGGCGCCATCCTCGGCATGCAGTGGGTGCGCGATCATCCCGAACATATCCCCGGTGCGCGCTTCGAAATCGCACATCCTTGGGGTTGGGCGACGAATCGCAAGCTTGCGGCGCTAACGAGTGACGACAGCGCCTGTTTCGCCGCCTTCGACCGCGCAGAGGCGGGCTATCTTCGGCGCCCGGCGATCGGCACCGGCGCGTGCCGCGCGAGTCAGCGCATGATCCTGACCGGCGACCACCTGGTGCCGACGATGCGCCCCGCGGGCGCCGCGCCAAGCTGCGCCGTGACCGCCGCAATGGCTTTATGGACCCGCGACGTCGTCCAGCCGCTCGCGCAGAAATATTTCGGGCAAAGGGTCGTCGAACTCGAAAATCTCGGCAGCTATAATTGCCGCAAGATCGCGGGCGAACAGGCGCAGAGCCAGCATTCGACTGCCAATGCGATCGACATCTCGGCTTTCGCCCTCGCCGACGGCACGCGCATCTCGCTGATCAACGACTGGGCGCCGGGCGACAAGCGCAGCGAGTTTCTGCACGAAGTTCGCGACGAAAGCTGCGGTCTGTTCAGCACGCTTTTGTCGCCCGATTATAATCGCGCGCACGCCGATCATTTCCATCTCGACATGGCGGCGCGGACGGCGGGCTGGACCGTCTGCCGTTAA
- the mddA gene encoding methanethiol S-methyltransferase, giving the protein MMRALYLLYAAVAYAIFFATFLYLIAFVGNFSLVPVTVDFARVATPGIAAMIDIALIALFGIQHSVMARPGFKAGWTRIVPAPIERSTYVLFASIALIVMMAFWHQLPAPVWTITHGAGAAILWILFASGWAIVLTSTFLINHFELFGLQQAWFALRKRAAAPPVLRQPFFYKFVRHPLYSGFFIAFWATPVMTVGHLLLAVGLSIYMLIAIRYEERDLIDVFGEAYVGYRRRVGMLIPRVGGR; this is encoded by the coding sequence ATGATGCGCGCGCTCTATTTGCTTTATGCCGCAGTGGCTTATGCGATCTTTTTCGCGACCTTTTTGTACCTGATCGCCTTCGTCGGCAATTTCTCGCTCGTTCCTGTGACGGTCGACTTTGCGCGCGTCGCGACGCCCGGAATAGCCGCGATGATCGATATCGCGCTGATCGCGCTGTTCGGCATCCAGCATAGCGTGATGGCGCGGCCGGGGTTCAAGGCCGGCTGGACGCGCATCGTCCCCGCGCCGATCGAACGCAGCACCTATGTCCTGTTCGCCAGCATCGCGCTGATCGTGATGATGGCGTTCTGGCATCAGCTTCCCGCGCCAGTGTGGACCATTACCCACGGTGCGGGCGCCGCGATCCTCTGGATCCTGTTTGCGAGCGGCTGGGCGATCGTGCTGACCAGCACCTTCCTGATCAATCATTTCGAGCTGTTCGGGCTGCAGCAGGCGTGGTTCGCGCTGCGCAAGCGCGCGGCGGCGCCGCCGGTGCTGCGTCAGCCCTTCTTCTACAAATTCGTCCGCCACCCACTCTATTCGGGCTTCTTCATCGCCTTCTGGGCGACGCCAGTGATGACCGTTGGGCATCTGCTGCTCGCGGTCGGGCTGTCGATCTATATGCTGATCGCAATCCGGTACGAGGAGCGCGATTTGATCGATGTCTTTGGCGAGGCCTATGTAGGCTATCGTAGGCGCGTCGGCATGCTGATCCCGCGCGTCGGCGGGCGTTAA
- a CDS encoding HesB/IscA family protein — MTETKTRARPAAVALTAGAEARIAKLMAAAPEGAIGVRLSTPRRGCSGLAYSVDYVTKEQKFDEKIETPGGVFYIDGASVLYLIGSTMDWVEDDFAAGFVFENPNAKGACGCGESFTV; from the coding sequence ATGACCGAAACGAAAACGCGCGCTCGCCCTGCGGCCGTCGCCCTGACCGCTGGAGCCGAAGCGCGTATCGCGAAACTGATGGCGGCGGCGCCCGAGGGCGCAATCGGCGTGCGCCTGTCGACCCCGCGCCGCGGCTGTTCGGGGCTCGCTTACTCGGTCGACTACGTGACCAAGGAGCAGAAGTTCGACGAGAAGATTGAGACGCCCGGCGGGGTCTTCTACATCGACGGCGCGTCGGTGCTCTACCTGATCGGCAGCACGATGGACTGGGTCGAGGATGATTTCGCCGCGGGCTTTGTGTTCGAGAATCCAAACGCCAAGGGCGCGTGCGGCTGCGGCGAGAGTTTTACCGTCTAG
- a CDS encoding SUF system Fe-S cluster assembly protein produces MSEDRMSETGIRVEEVESVEAPPKARVEDVESAPEKLERKRDYLEGFLAAKPAVVEPSAVGGDLYEAVVSALKDIFDPEIPVNIYDLGLIYNVEIDEGHVVVTMTLTTPHCPVAESMPAEVELRVGAVPGVGDAEVNLVWDPPWSPQNMSDEARLELGML; encoded by the coding sequence ATGAGCGAGGACCGCATGAGTGAGACCGGAATTCGGGTCGAGGAAGTCGAAAGCGTCGAGGCCCCGCCGAAAGCGCGCGTCGAGGATGTCGAAAGCGCGCCCGAGAAGCTGGAACGGAAGCGCGACTATCTGGAAGGCTTCCTCGCGGCGAAGCCCGCGGTGGTCGAACCGAGCGCGGTCGGCGGCGACCTGTACGAGGCGGTCGTGAGCGCGCTCAAAGATATTTTCGACCCTGAAATTCCGGTGAACATCTATGACCTTGGCCTGATCTACAATGTCGAAATCGACGAGGGCCATGTCGTCGTCACGATGACGCTGACCACGCCGCATTGTCCGGTCGCGGAATCGATGCCCGCCGAGGTCGAACTGCGCGTCGGCGCGGTTCCGGGGGTCGGCGATGCCGAGGTCAACCTTGTCTGGGACCCGCCGTGGTCGCCGCAGAATATGAGCGACGAAGCGCGGCTCGAACTGGGAATGCTGTGA
- a CDS encoding aminotransferase class V-fold PLP-dependent enzyme codes for MRTQFPGLANNWHYLDTAATAQKPQAVIDATVAAMGRDYATVHRGVYARSADMTLAYEAARRRIAAFIGAKDEQIAFVRGATEAINLVAYSHPRKGRVLLSALEHHSNIVPWQLAGWQVDVCPLTADGCIDLDAAERLLTPEHNMVAFAHVSNVLGSPLDVARAAEIAHRVGAELLIDGCQAVPRLPVDVAALGCDYYVFSGHKLYGPTGIGVLWSDKLDTLPPWQGGGSMIDRVTFEKTTYAPAPTRFEAGTPAIIEAIGLAAAVDYVEAIGIEAIHAHECALVGTLREALARKNSITLFGPENSAGIVSFAMAGVHPHDIGTILDESRVAIRAGHHCAQPLMEHLGVPATARASFGVYSNDDDVAALIDGLARVERIFG; via the coding sequence ATTCGGACCCAGTTTCCGGGCCTCGCGAACAACTGGCACTATCTCGACACCGCCGCCACCGCGCAAAAGCCGCAGGCGGTGATCGACGCAACGGTGGCCGCGATGGGGCGCGACTATGCGACCGTACATCGCGGCGTTTACGCGCGCTCAGCCGATATGACGCTCGCCTATGAGGCGGCGCGGCGGCGGATTGCGGCGTTTATCGGCGCGAAGGACGAGCAGATAGCATTCGTGCGCGGCGCGACCGAGGCGATCAACCTCGTCGCTTATTCGCACCCGCGGAAGGGCCGCGTGCTGCTGTCGGCGCTGGAACATCACAGCAATATCGTGCCGTGGCAGCTCGCGGGCTGGCAGGTCGATGTCTGCCCGCTGACTGCCGATGGCTGCATCGACCTCGATGCCGCCGAAAGGCTGCTGACTCCCGAACATAATATGGTCGCCTTCGCGCATGTCTCGAACGTGCTGGGCAGCCCGCTCGACGTCGCGCGCGCGGCAGAGATTGCGCATCGCGTCGGCGCCGAACTGCTGATCGACGGTTGTCAGGCGGTGCCGCGTCTGCCGGTCGATGTCGCGGCGCTCGGCTGCGACTATTATGTTTTCTCGGGCCACAAACTCTACGGCCCCACGGGCATCGGCGTGCTGTGGAGTGATAAGCTCGATACGCTGCCGCCGTGGCAGGGGGGCGGGTCGATGATCGACCGGGTGACGTTCGAGAAGACAACCTATGCCCCCGCCCCGACGCGGTTCGAGGCGGGGACGCCGGCGATTATCGAGGCGATCGGGCTGGCGGCGGCGGTCGATTATGTCGAAGCCATCGGGATCGAGGCGATCCATGCCCATGAATGCGCGCTGGTCGGCACGCTGCGCGAAGCGCTCGCGCGCAAGAACAGCATCACCTTGTTCGGTCCCGAAAACAGCGCCGGAATTGTGAGTTTTGCGATGGCGGGGGTTCATCCGCACGACATCGGCACTATCTTGGATGAAAGCAGGGTCGCGATCCGCGCCGGGCACCATTGCGCACAGCCGCTGATGGAGCACCTCGGGGTTCCCGCGACTGCGCGCGCGAGTTTTGGCGTTTACAGCAATGACGACGATGTGGCGGCGCTGATCGATGGCCTCGCCCGCGTCGAGAGGATTTTCGGATGA
- a CDS encoding SufD family Fe-S cluster assembly protein, whose translation MVATLPSRRDEAWRYSDIDAVAAAWPLPAPESIIVPAGGKLARAIVQDAGEIRQIELVLGKGAVASLHILNIGGAYGRIELAVTLHEGADFTLGAAQIGGGEQNLEIVTTVTHAEPGATSRQVVRSVLGGTATGTYLGKVAVARDAQQTDSEQDVKAMLLNRSATANAKPELEIFADDVKCAHGCAIGELDAMALYYLQSRGLPLGEAKKLMLQAFVAGVFDGAEDEARLQELALAKLGELV comes from the coding sequence ATGGTAGCCACCCTCCCCTCGCGGCGCGACGAAGCGTGGCGCTATAGTGACATCGACGCGGTTGCCGCGGCGTGGCCGTTGCCCGCGCCCGAGAGCATCATTGTGCCCGCGGGCGGCAAGCTCGCGCGCGCGATCGTGCAAGATGCGGGCGAGATCCGGCAGATCGAACTGGTGCTCGGCAAGGGCGCGGTGGCGTCGCTGCATATCCTGAACATCGGCGGCGCTTATGGCCGTATCGAACTCGCGGTGACGCTGCACGAAGGCGCCGACTTCACGCTCGGCGCCGCGCAGATCGGCGGCGGTGAGCAGAATCTGGAGATCGTCACCACTGTGACCCACGCCGAACCCGGCGCGACATCGCGGCAGGTCGTGCGCTCGGTCCTCGGCGGTACCGCCACCGGAACCTATCTCGGCAAGGTTGCCGTCGCACGCGACGCGCAGCAGACCGACAGCGAACAGGATGTGAAGGCGATGCTGCTGAACCGCAGCGCGACCGCCAACGCCAAACCCGAGCTCGAAATCTTCGCCGACGATGTGAAATGTGCGCACGGCTGTGCGATCGGCGAACTCGATGCTATGGCGCTTTATTATCTCCAGTCGCGCGGGCTGCCGCTCGGCGAGGCGAAGAAGCTGATGCTGCAGGCGTTTGTTGCAGGCGTATTCGATGGCGCCGAGGATGAGGCGCGGTTGCAGGAACTGGCGTTGGCGAAATTGGGGGAATTGGTGTGA
- the sufC gene encoding Fe-S cluster assembly ATPase SufC encodes MLKIENLHATVVDKPILKGLSLSINAGEIHAIMGPNGAGKSTLSYILGGRPGYEVTEGSATFDGQDLLDMDPHERAAAGLFLGFQYPVEIPGVSNVQFLRESLNAQRKARGLEPLSGGDFLKLAREKAGLLKMDMDMLKRPVNVGFSGGEKKRNEMVQMGILDPKLAILDETDSGLDIDALRTVGDGINSIMRRPDKAVLLITHYQRLLDYVQPDFVHVLAAGRIVKSGGPELARELEAHGYAEIAA; translated from the coding sequence ATGCTCAAAATTGAAAACCTACACGCCACCGTCGTCGACAAGCCGATCCTGAAAGGCCTGTCGCTCAGCATCAATGCAGGCGAAATCCATGCGATCATGGGGCCCAATGGCGCGGGCAAGTCGACGCTGTCCTATATCCTCGGCGGCCGCCCCGGCTATGAGGTCACCGAGGGTTCGGCGACCTTCGACGGGCAAGACCTGCTCGACATGGACCCGCACGAGCGCGCTGCCGCCGGCCTGTTCCTCGGCTTCCAATATCCGGTCGAAATCCCCGGCGTGTCGAACGTCCAGTTCCTGCGGGAGAGCTTGAACGCCCAGCGCAAGGCGCGTGGGCTGGAACCGCTGTCGGGCGGCGACTTCCTGAAGCTGGCGCGCGAGAAGGCGGGGCTGCTCAAGATGGACATGGACATGCTGAAGCGCCCGGTGAACGTCGGCTTTTCGGGCGGCGAGAAGAAGCGCAACGAGATGGTGCAGATGGGGATCCTCGACCCGAAGCTCGCGATCCTCGACGAGACGGACTCGGGCCTCGACATCGACGCGCTGCGTACCGTCGGCGACGGGATCAATTCGATCATGCGGCGCCCCGACAAGGCGGTGTTGCTGATCACGCACTATCAGCGCCTGCTCGATTATGTGCAGCCCGATTTCGTGCATGTTCTTGCGGCAGGCCGAATCGTGAAGTCGGGCGGGCCCGAACTCGCGCGCGAGTTGGAAGCGCATGGTTATGCGGAGATTGCAGCGTGA
- the sufB gene encoding Fe-S cluster assembly protein SufB, translating to MTDNTDLPVKDQAAHDAAAKVADYEHGWSSTIETDFAPKGLTEDTVRFISAKKNEPEWMLDWRLKAFRHWQTMETPDWAKLNVPPIDYQDAYYYAAPKPKPKLGSLDEVDPEILEVYKKLGIPIEEQKVLAGVEGARKVAVDAVFDSVSVATTFREELKRAGVIFLSISEAIREYPELVKKWLGKVVPMHDNYFAALNCAVFSDGTFVYVPEGVRCPMELSTYFRINAENTGQFERTLIIADKGAYVSYLEGCTAPMRDENQLHAAVVELVALDDAEIKYSTVQNWYPGNAEGLGGIYNFVTKRALCQGKRSKVSWTQVETGSAITWKYPSCVLNGDDSVGEFYSVAVTNNYQQADTGTKMIHNGKRTRSTIVSKGISAGKSNNTYRGIVRVAPNAEGVRNFTQCDSLLLGSTCGAHTVPYIEVRNPTATVEHEATTSKISDDQLFYTMQRGLGQEEAVALIVNGFAKEVLQQLPMEFAVEAQKLLGISLEGSVG from the coding sequence ATGACCGACAACACAGACCTCCCCGTCAAGGACCAGGCCGCGCACGATGCCGCGGCGAAGGTCGCCGATTATGAGCATGGCTGGTCCTCGACCATCGAGACCGACTTCGCGCCCAAGGGGCTGACCGAAGATACGGTTCGCTTCATTTCGGCGAAGAAGAACGAACCCGAATGGATGCTCGACTGGCGATTGAAGGCGTTTCGTCATTGGCAGACGATGGAGACGCCCGACTGGGCGAAGCTCAACGTGCCGCCGATCGACTATCAGGACGCGTACTATTATGCGGCGCCGAAACCGAAGCCCAAGCTCGGCAGCCTCGACGAGGTCGATCCCGAGATCCTTGAGGTTTACAAGAAGCTCGGCATCCCGATCGAGGAGCAAAAGGTGCTCGCGGGGGTCGAGGGCGCGCGCAAGGTCGCGGTCGATGCGGTGTTCGACAGCGTCAGCGTCGCAACGACCTTCCGCGAGGAGTTGAAGCGCGCGGGCGTGATCTTCCTGTCGATCAGCGAGGCGATCCGCGAATATCCCGAGCTGGTGAAGAAGTGGCTCGGCAAGGTCGTGCCGATGCACGACAATTATTTCGCGGCGCTCAATTGCGCGGTCTTCTCCGACGGCACGTTTGTTTATGTGCCCGAAGGCGTCCGCTGCCCGATGGAGCTCAGCACCTATTTCCGCATCAATGCCGAGAATACCGGGCAGTTCGAGCGGACGCTGATCATCGCCGACAAGGGCGCCTATGTCAGCTATCTCGAAGGCTGCACCGCGCCGATGCGCGACGAGAACCAGCTCCATGCCGCGGTGGTCGAACTGGTCGCATTGGACGATGCCGAGATCAAATATTCGACGGTGCAGAACTGGTACCCCGGCAATGCCGAGGGCCTCGGCGGCATCTATAATTTCGTGACCAAGCGCGCTCTCTGTCAGGGCAAGCGTTCGAAGGTGTCGTGGACGCAGGTCGAAACCGGCAGCGCGATCACCTGGAAATATCCGAGCTGCGTGCTCAACGGCGACGACAGCGTCGGCGAATTCTATTCGGTCGCGGTCACCAACAATTATCAGCAGGCCGACACCGGCACCAAGATGATCCACAATGGCAAGCGCACGCGATCGACCATCGTCAGCAAGGGGATCAGTGCGGGCAAGTCGAACAACACTTATCGCGGGATTGTGCGAGTGGCGCCGAATGCCGAAGGCGTGCGCAACTTCACCCAGTGCGATTCCTTGCTTTTGGGAAGCACCTGCGGCGCGCACACCGTGCCCTACATCGAAGTCCGCAACCCGACCGCGACCGTCGAGCATGAAGCGACGACGAGCAAGATCAGCGACGACCAGCTGTTCTACACGATGCAGCGCGGGCTGGGGCAGGAAGAGGCGGTGGCGCTGATCGTCAACGGCTTTGCGAAGGAAGTGCTGCAGCAGCTGCCGATGGAATTTGCGGTCGAAGCGCAGAAATTGCTGGGGATTTCGCTTGAGGGGAGCGTCGGGTGA
- a CDS encoding SUF system Fe-S cluster assembly regulator produces MRLSNLADYAVVLMSAAARQCGSVPIHAGMLAEQTGIPGPTAQKLVSQLARAGLLVASRGSGGGVRLARPAAAISVADIIEAVEGPIALTSCVAEGRHDCSLEGSCKVQPHWGVVNGAVRGALQEISLATLSVAPTKPNPFVSSEVETPLDDARPMGLSNPERVEGLEANGILQ; encoded by the coding sequence ATGCGCCTGTCCAACCTTGCCGATTATGCCGTGGTGCTGATGAGCGCCGCCGCCCGCCAGTGCGGGTCGGTGCCTATACACGCGGGCATGCTGGCCGAGCAGACGGGGATTCCGGGGCCGACCGCGCAAAAATTGGTGAGCCAGCTCGCGCGCGCGGGCTTGCTCGTCGCGTCGCGCGGCAGCGGTGGCGGCGTGCGGCTTGCGCGGCCTGCGGCGGCGATCAGCGTCGCCGATATCATCGAGGCGGTCGAAGGACCGATCGCGCTGACCAGCTGCGTCGCCGAAGGGCGGCACGATTGCTCGCTCGAGGGCAGCTGCAAGGTGCAGCCGCACTGGGGCGTCGTGAACGGTGCCGTGCGCGGGGCGCTGCAAGAAATCAGCCTGGCGACGTTGAGCGTCGCCCCGACCAAACCAAACCCGTTCGTGTCGAGCGAAGTCGAGACACCCCTCGACGATGCACGACCGATGGGCCTCTCGAATCCCGAGCGTGTCGAAGGGCTCGAGGCGAACGGAATTTTGCAATGA
- a CDS encoding AraC family transcriptional regulator produces MSDVSSSPGGVDGSAPFELHYFPPDPDLAEMVSSFYFARLNLPRFDEYERADRAQFRFVTNADGEYVFEDGHRATVCRANIIGPTSARVRAISNCPAQLFGFGMLPAGWAALMGDDADKLTDRAMNAADLFGPWIDEVAAALERAATVEEKLVIGNNFAREVLTRGEAAPMWFIRTVDGWLTATPSPQVPDLVEKTGMSIRSVERMTKHYYGVSPRMLARKYRAVRAASALARGEGLDAAQLGDAFYDQSHLIREIKRFAGATPGQLGKPTSYTEATTKGRKQLAGKVSPLVSET; encoded by the coding sequence ATGTCGGATGTTTCTTCCTCGCCTGGGGGCGTGGACGGCAGCGCGCCGTTCGAACTACATTATTTCCCGCCCGATCCCGATCTGGCGGAAATGGTGTCGAGTTTCTATTTCGCGCGGCTGAACCTGCCGCGGTTCGACGAATATGAGCGCGCCGACCGTGCCCAATTCCGCTTCGTAACCAACGCCGATGGCGAATATGTGTTCGAGGATGGGCACCGAGCGACGGTCTGCCGCGCCAATATCATCGGCCCGACGAGCGCGCGCGTCCGCGCCATCAGCAATTGTCCGGCGCAGCTGTTCGGCTTTGGCATGCTGCCTGCGGGCTGGGCGGCGCTGATGGGGGACGATGCCGACAAGCTGACCGACCGCGCGATGAACGCCGCCGATCTGTTCGGACCGTGGATCGACGAGGTCGCGGCCGCGCTGGAAAGGGCGGCGACGGTCGAGGAAAAGCTGGTCATCGGCAATAATTTCGCGCGCGAGGTGCTGACGCGGGGCGAAGCCGCACCGATGTGGTTCATCCGCACCGTCGACGGATGGTTGACTGCAACGCCCTCGCCGCAAGTTCCCGATCTGGTCGAGAAGACGGGCATGTCGATCCGTTCGGTCGAGCGGATGACGAAGCATTATTACGGGGTGTCGCCGCGCATGCTCGCGCGCAAATATCGCGCGGTGCGCGCCGCATCGGCGCTGGCGCGCGGCGAAGGGCTCGACGCGGCACAGCTCGGCGATGCCTTTTACGACCAGTCGCACCTGATCCGCGAGATTAAGCGCTTTGCCGGGGCGACCCCCGGCCAGCTTGGCAAGCCGACCAGTTACACCGAGGCGACGACGAAAGGCCGAAAGCAACTCGCCGGCAAGGTCAGCCCCCTCGTCTCTGAGACCTGA
- a CDS encoding DUF885 domain-containing protein — protein sequence MSHLKVVARLSTSLALLVVAGCAPAAVQDAPATAASTPAPEAPPAGANLAQFFENYDAAQLSLSPQGKAYRGIRDADYGKWNDVSDEAAVASQKLQQATAEAMRGSFDPKTMSTDDALSFELFNAQAARAARLYPYRNHGYVFDQMKGAQSQMPAFLINIHRVSDVAEAEAYVDRIRGLGPVLDALSAQSAERAKKGIQPPKWVYAYLISDIGNLQKPDNAVVEDITAKVGKLTIGDIEKARLIASAKAAWSESAGPAYGRLLAEMKRQQASAPTQDGVWRLPDGKAYYEALLADYTTTDMTASQIHDLGLSEVARIHGEMKTIMAKVGFKGTLQQFFAHLRTSPQYYYTTREAYLADVDAKVKAMEARLPAFFNTLPKAHLQVKAVEAFREKSAGKAFYQSPSPDGSRPGTYYVNLYDLRDMSKTELEALAYHEGVPGHHLQRAVQTELTGLPPFRRFGGFTAYTEGWGLYTEELAKDMGFYTDPYSDFGRLGMELWRACRLVVDTGIHDKRWSREQAIKYLKDNTPNPDGDIEKAIERYIVYPGQATAYLIGKLKIMELRGRAQAALGDKFDFRTFHDVVLESGPVPLDVLERRVDVWIAAQKG from the coding sequence GTGTCGCATCTCAAAGTCGTCGCTCGCCTGTCCACCAGTCTTGCCCTGCTCGTCGTCGCGGGCTGCGCGCCGGCCGCCGTACAGGACGCGCCCGCCACCGCGGCATCGACCCCCGCCCCCGAAGCCCCCCCGGCCGGTGCGAACCTCGCGCAATTCTTTGAAAATTATGACGCGGCGCAGCTCTCGCTCAGCCCGCAGGGCAAGGCCTATCGCGGTATTCGCGACGCCGATTATGGCAAATGGAACGACGTCAGCGACGAAGCCGCGGTCGCGAGCCAGAAGCTGCAACAGGCGACCGCCGAAGCGATGCGCGGCAGCTTCGATCCCAAGACGATGTCGACCGACGATGCGCTGTCGTTCGAGCTGTTCAACGCGCAGGCTGCCCGCGCCGCTCGCCTGTATCCGTACCGCAACCATGGCTATGTCTTCGATCAGATGAAAGGCGCGCAGAGCCAGATGCCTGCATTCCTGATCAACATCCACCGTGTCTCCGATGTTGCCGAGGCCGAAGCCTATGTCGACCGTATCCGCGGCCTCGGCCCCGTGCTCGACGCGCTGTCGGCGCAGTCGGCCGAGCGCGCGAAGAAGGGCATTCAGCCGCCCAAATGGGTCTATGCCTATCTGATTTCCGACATCGGCAATTTGCAGAAGCCCGACAATGCGGTGGTCGAGGATATTACAGCAAAGGTCGGCAAGCTTACCATCGGCGATATCGAAAAGGCACGGCTGATCGCGTCGGCCAAGGCGGCGTGGAGCGAAAGCGCCGGACCCGCCTATGGCCGCCTGCTCGCGGAGATGAAGCGCCAGCAAGCCAGCGCCCCGACGCAGGATGGCGTGTGGCGCCTGCCCGACGGCAAGGCCTATTATGAGGCGCTGCTCGCCGATTACACGACCACCGACATGACCGCGTCGCAGATCCACGACCTCGGCCTGTCCGAAGTCGCGCGCATCCACGGCGAGATGAAGACGATCATGGCAAAGGTCGGCTTCAAGGGCACGCTGCAGCAGTTTTTCGCGCATCTCCGCACCAGTCCGCAATATTATTATACGACGCGCGAGGCCTATCTCGCCGACGTCGACGCCAAGGTGAAGGCGATGGAGGCGCGTCTACCCGCCTTTTTCAACACGCTGCCCAAGGCGCATTTGCAGGTTAAGGCGGTCGAGGCGTTCCGCGAGAAATCGGCGGGCAAGGCATTCTATCAGTCGCCCTCGCCCGACGGGTCGCGTCCGGGCACCTATTATGTGAACCTCTATGACCTGCGGGATATGTCGAAGACCGAGTTGGAGGCGCTCGCCTATCATGAGGGCGTACCGGGGCATCATCTTCAGCGCGCGGTGCAGACCGAGTTGACAGGACTGCCTCCGTTCCGCCGCTTCGGCGGGTTTACCGCCTATACCGAGGGCTGGGGCCTCTACACTGAGGAACTCGCCAAAGACATGGGCTTTTACACCGATCCCTACAGCGATTTCGGCCGACTCGGTATGGAGCTGTGGCGCGCGTGTCGCCTCGTCGTCGACACCGGCATTCACGACAAGCGCTGGAGCCGCGAGCAGGCGATCAAATATCTGAAGGACAACACGCCCAACCCCGACGGCGACATCGAAAAGGCGATCGAGCGCTATATCGTATATCCGGGACAGGCGACGGCATACCTCATCGGCAAGCTCAAGATCATGGAATTGCGCGGGCGGGCGCAGGCGGCACTCGGCGACAAGTTCGATTTCCGCACCTTCCACGACGTCGTGCTCGAATCGGGTCCGGTACCGCTCGACGTGCTCGAACGGCGTGTCGACGTGTGGATTGCGGCGCAGAAGGGTTAA